Proteins encoded within one genomic window of Anopheles gambiae chromosome 3, idAnoGambNW_F1_1, whole genome shotgun sequence:
- the LOC1271408 gene encoding lipoma-preferred partner homolog: MEDLKEQFPAYNSVLRQSNGQQRPYHSTGLPDCPPNGAGIPGMVMIGRKSGPAVPPKPRKNGQQQVVPPQVPKSSNVKQYCEPSFSTVLEGQASNLDEHAYTNVSNNGGNATRGGGGKLAARKVTLDDALELQHVKEALEHHKRTLDANRSKSLQGQGGGEHGSTVYENTQPTPYGDGYASDATYSNLPGGGGGGAPAHAKNNEGLIYSNIMHNPTNPGAKPFPQRQISEELPPPPPQDMQPLQLTLNALTLEDNDDEFPPPPSPVSSSYSELRRATDLPHMGRQSQPTYTMVGPGAGGVGAPGGQTYSNMAPGSQLYANNMHHQSLYGTYGMSSQGSTTYESIYEPINPRPPSQMSGRSNYSLYAPYVNSHGINSPNDSIITSASQQQQQQQHRHNQGSMSKGAEVDTLTDLLVQSIHDQESFGTCVKCGERVVGEKTGCTAMDKIYHIACFTCHQCQINLQGKPFYGLDGKPYCKEDYLNTLEKCSVCLKPILERILRATGKPYHPQCFTCIVCGKSLDGIPFTVDATNQIHCIDDFHKKFAPRCCVCKMPIMPGPGEDETVRVVALDRSFHINCYKCEDCGLVLSSEAEGRGCYPLDDHILCKSCNAKRVQTLTSHMTTEL, from the coding sequence ATGGAAGACCTGAAGGAACAGTTCCCCGCGTACAACTCGGTGCTGCGTCAGTCGAACGGCCAGCAGCGGCCCTACCACAGTACCGGCCTGCCCGACTGCCCGCCGAACGGGGCCGGAATCCCGGGCATGGTGATGATTGGGCGCAAGAGCGGGCCAGCCGTGCCGCCGAAGCCGCGCAAAAATGGCCAGCAACAGGTCGTGCCGCCCCAGGTGCCGAAAAGCTCGAACGTGAAGCAGTACTGCGAACCTTCCTTCTCGACCGTGCTGGAAGGTCAGGCCAGCAACCTTGACGAGCACGCGTACACCAACGTGTCCAACAACGGTGGTAACGCTACGCGGGGCGGCGGTGGAAAGCTGGCAGCGCGTAAGGTCACCCTTGACGATGCCCTCGAGCTGCAGCACGTCAAAGAGGCGCTGGAACATCACAAACGCACGCTGGATGCGAACCGCTCCAAGTCGCTGCAGGGCCAAGGCGGTGGTGAGCATGGCAGCACGGTGTACGAAAACACACAGCCAACTCCGTACGGTGACGGGTATGCGTCGGACGCGACGTACTCCAACCtgcccggtggtggtggtggtggtgctccaGCCCATGCCAAAAACAACGAAGGACTGATCTACAGCAACATCATGCACAACCCAACGAACCCGGGGGCGAAACCGTTCCCCCAGCGACAGATTTCGGAGGAGCTGCCACCGCCCCCACCGCAGGACATGCAGCCGCTGCAGCTGACCCTGAACGCGCTAACGCTGGAGGACAACGATGACGAGTTTCCGCCACCGCCCAGCCCGGTCAGCTCGTCGTACAGCGAGCTGCGGCGGGCGACGGACCTGCCGCACATGGGCCGCCAGTCACAGCCGACGTACACGATGGTTGGACCGGGTGCGGGAGGCGTCGGTGCGCCCGGTGGCCAAACGTACAGCAATATGGCGCCCGGGAGTCAGCTCTACGCCAACAACATGCACCACCAGTCACTGTACGGTACGTACGGCATGAGCTCGCAAGGGTCGACCACGTACGAGTCGATCTACGAACCGATCAACCCCCGTCCTCCGAGCCAGATGTCGGGCCGGTCCAACTACTCGCTCTACGCACCGTACGTCAACTCGCACGGCATCAACAGCCCGAACGATAGCATCATTACGAGCgcctcgcagcagcagcagcagcaacagcaccgcCACAACCAGGGAAGCATGTCGAAGGGCGCCGAGGTGGACACGCTGACCGATCTGCTGGTGCAGTCGATCCACGACCAGGAATCGTTCGGCACGTGCGTCAAGTGCGGGGAGCGCGTGGTGGGCGAAAAGACGGGCTGCACGGCGATGGACAAGATCTACCATATCGCCTGCTTCACCTGCCACCAGTGTCAGATCAATCTGCAGGGCAAACCGTTCTACGGGCTCGACGGGAAGCCGTACTGCAAGGAGGACTATCTGAACACGCTCGAGAAGTGTTCCGTCTGCCTGAAGCCGATCCTGGAGCGCATACTGCGCGCCACCGGCAAACCGTACCATCCGCAGTGCTTCACCTGCATCGTGTGCGGCAAATCGCTCGACGGCATCCCGTTCACGGTCGATGCCACCAACCAGATACACTGTATAGATGATTTCCACAAAAAGTTTGCGCCGCGCTGTTGCGTCTGCAAGATGCCGATCATGCCCGGGCCGGGCGAGGACGAGACGGTGCGCGTGGTGGCGCTTGA
- the LOC1271406 gene encoding T-complex protein 1 subunit delta → MVVKPNMVAKKVQGQAYKDKSKPADIRLSNINAAKAVSDAIRTSLGPRGMDKMIQASNGEVTITNDGATILKQMNVIHPAAKMLVELSRAQDVEAGDGTTSVVVVAGALLEAVEKLLQMGIHPTAISEAFQRCSAKAVEILTEMSRPVELNDRETLIKSASTSLNSKVVSQHSSMLAPIAVDAVLKVTESHEQGSVDLKNIKLIRSLGGTIEDTELIDGLVFTQRSSGINGPKRLEKAKIGLIQFCISAPKTDMDHSVIVSDYAAMDRVLKEERAYILNIVKQIKKSGCNVLLVQKSILRDAVSDLAQHFLDKIKVMVVKDIEREDVEFVCKTLRCRPIASLDHFVAENLVNADLVEEVASGTTKFVKVTGIQNMGQTVSIVVRGSNKLVLEEADRSLHDALCVVRCLVKKRALIAGGGAPEIEMALQLSAYAQTLQGVDAYCFRAFANALEVIPSTLAENAGLNPIATVTELRNRHAQGEKNAGINVRKGAITDILAENVVQPLLVSTSSITFASETVRSILKIDDIVNTMQ, encoded by the exons ATGGTCGTGAAGCCGAATATGGTCGCCAAGAAGGTGCAGGGACAGGCGTACAAGGACAAAAGCAAACCGGCTGACATCCGTCTGAGCAACATCAATGCTGCCAAAG CCGTTTCTGATGCTATCCGTACCAGCTTGGGACCGCGTGGCATGGACAAAATG atCCAAGCATCCAACGGCGAGGTAACGATCACAAACGATGGAGCCACGATTCTGAAACAGATGAACGTCATCCACCCGGCCGCCAAAATGCTGGTCGAGCTGTCCCGCGCACAGGACGTGGAGGCCGGGGACGGCACCACCTCCGTGGTCGTTGTTGCCGGAGCGCTGCTGGAAGCGGTCGAAAAGTTGCTGCAGATGGGCATTCACCCGACCGCCATCTCGGAAGCGTTCCAGCGCTGCTCGGCCAAGGCGGTGGAGATCCTGACGGAAATGTCCCGCCCGGTGGAGCTGAACGATCGCGAAACGCTGATCAAGAGCGCATCGACGTCGCTGAACTCGAAGGTGGTGTCGCAGCACAGCAGCATGCTGGCCCCGATCGCGGTCGACGCCGTGCTGAAGGTGACGGAATCGCACGAGCAGGGTTCGGTCGACTTGAAGAACATCAAACTCATCCGCAGCCTGGGCGGTACCATCGAGGATACGGAGCTGATCGATGGGCTCGTGTTCACGCAGCGCTCGTCCGGCATCAATGGGCCGAAGCGTCTGGAGAAGGCAAAGATTGGGCTGATTCAGTTCTGCATCTCCGCCCCGAAGACCGAT ATGGATCACAGCGTGATTGTGTCCGACTACGCCGCGATGGACCGTGTGCTGAAGGAGGAACGTGCCTACATCCTGAACATTGTGAAGCAGATCAAGAAGTCGGGCTGCAATGTACTGCTGGTGCAAAAGTCCATCCTGCGCGATGCCGTGTCCGATCTGGCCCAACACTTCCTGGACAAAATcaaggtgatggtggtgaaggaCATCGAGCGGGaggatgttgagtttgtgtgCAAGACGCTGCGCTGCCGCCCGATCGCTTCGCTGGACCATTTCGTGGCGGAGAATCTGGTGAACGCCGATCTGGTCGAGGAGGTGGCCAGCGGAACGACCAAGTTCGTGAAGGTGACCGGCATCCAGAACATGGGCCAGACCGTGTCGATCGTGGTGCGCGGTTCGAACAAGCTGGTGCTCGAGGAAGCGGACCGCTCGCTGCACGATGCGCTGTGCGTCGTCCGTTGCTTGGTGAAGAAGCGTGCCCTTATTGCGGGTGGCGGTGCGCCCGAGATTGAGATGGCCCTACAGCTGTCCGCGTATGCGCAAACGCTGCAGGGTGTCGATGCGTACTGTTTCCGTGCGTTCGCCAATGCGCTGGAAGTGATTCCCTCGACGCTGGCGGAAAACGCCGGTCTGAACCCGATCGCAACGGTCACGGAGCTGCGCAACCGCCACGCGCAGGGCGAGAAGAACGCGGGGATTAATGTGCGCAAGGGTGCGATTACGGACATTCTGGCGGAGAACGTGGTGCAGCCGCTGCTCGTGTCCACCTCGTCGATAACGTTCGCCTCCGAGACGGTGCGttcgatcttgaagattgACGACATCGTAAACACCATGcagtaa
- the LOC1271404 gene encoding ubiquitin thioesterase otubain-like, with the protein MSNSESSSSSSGSGSSSSGSKNAKSEENQDELIIKQQREIEQEIAHSNPLVSESQPIASLNQEYLDDPVYISKIKDLSTKYRAIRRSRPDGNCFFRAFAYAYLEYLVRNKDEFQKFYEYASKSRERLTEAGFPPFTIEDFYETFMEVIGKVKPEGDNTAAALAELHKLFNEQGYSDYVVVYLRLITSSHLQEKADFYQNFIDGNITIVEFCHQEVEPMYKESDHIHIIAICSALDAGVRVEYMDRGDGNQVIAHDFPDGFKPNVYLLYRPGHYDILYPNHGEA; encoded by the exons ATGAGCAACTCCgagagcagcagtagcagcagcggcagcggcagcagcagtagcggtagcaaaaatgcaaaatcagAAGAGAATCAGGACGAGCTGATTATAAAACAGCAGCGCGAAATTGAACAAGag ATTGCTCATTCCAATCCGCTAGTCAGTGAGTCGCAACCGATCGCCAGCCTCAACCAGGAGTACCTGGACGATCCGGTGTACATATCAAAGATTAAGGATCTCTCCACCAAGTACCGGGCGATACGGCGCAGCCGGCCGGACGGCAACTGCTTCTTCCGCGCGTTCGCGTACGCGTACCTCGAGTACCTGGTGCGGAACAAGGACGAGTTTCAAAAGTTCTACGAGTATGCGTCCAAATCGAGGGAGCGGCTAACCGAGGCCGGCTTCCCGCCGTTCACGATCGAGGACTTTTACGAAACGTTCATGGAGGTGATCGGCAAGGTGAAGCCGGAGGGCGACAATACGGCCGCTGCCCTGGCCGAGCTGCACAAGCTGTTCAACGAGCAGGGCTACTCGGACTACGTGGTGGTGTATCTGCGCCTGATCACCTCGAGCCATCTGCAGGAGAAGGCCGACTTTTATCAGAACTTTATCGACGGGAACATTACGATCGTGGAGTTCTGCCACCAGGAGGTGGAACCGATGTACAAGGAGTCGGACCACATTCACATCATCGCCATCTGCTCGGCGCTGGATGCGGGCGTGCGGGTCGAGTACATGGACCGGGGCGATGGGAACCAGGTGATTGCTCACGATTTCCCGGACGGCTTTAAGCCGAACGTCTATCTGCTGTACCGTCCCGGGCATTACGATATACTGTATCCCAACCACGGTGAGGCGTAA
- the LOC1271405 gene encoding U5 small nuclear ribonucleoprotein 40 kDa protein — translation MNTSAVKRPSDALVPVVNPKKSRTDIVAYTAKDKQLLEQNVERTSGLLGPIMLLEGHGGEIFSTEFHPEGEHLLSTGFDRQIFLWKVYDECENVGVLSGHSGAVMEAHFSPDGSNIYTCATDKVVGVWDVPTCTRIRKLKGHTHFVNSCSGARRGPTLIVSGSDDASIKIWDARKRHVVSTFDNTYQVTAVCFNDTAEQVVSGGIDNEIKVWDIRKKEILYRLRGHTDTVTGLSLSPDGSYVLSNSMDNTLRIWDIRPYVPAERCVKVFTGHQHNFEKNLLRCAWSPDGLKISAGSADRFVYIWDTTSRRILYKLPGHNGSVNDIDFHPTEPIIVSGSSDKTLYLGEIEA, via the exons ATGAATACATCGGCAGTGAAGCGCCCTTCGGACGCGTTGGTTCCGGTGGTAAATCCGAAGAAATCACGCACAGACATCGTGGCCTACACGGCCAAAGATAAACAACTTCTCGAGCAG AATGTGGAGCGAACATCCGGTCTGTTGGGACCTATCATGCTGCTGGAGGGACACGGTGGGGAGATTTTTTCCACAGAATTCCACCCGGAAGGGGAGCATCTCCTGTCGACCGGATTCGATCGACAGATTT TCCTGTGGAAGGTGTACGATGAGTGCGAAAACGTGGGAGTGCTGAGCGGCCACTCCGGAGCCGTAATGGAGGCACACTTTTCACCGGACGGGTCGAACATCTACACCTGCGCCACGGACAAGGTGGTTGGCGTGTGGGATGTACCCACGTGCACGCGCATCCGCAAGCTGAAGGgccacacacactttgtgaacagctgcagcggggccCGCCGTGGACCGACGCTGATCGTGTCCGGGTCCGATGATGCGTCGATCAAAATCTGGGACGCACGCAAGCGGCACGTCGTCAGCACGTTCGACAACACGTACCAGGTGACGGCGGTATGCTTCAACGACACTGCGGAGCAGGTCGTATCGGGTGGGATCGATAACGAGATCAAGGTGTGGGACATCCGGAAGAAGGAGATACTGTACCGGCTGCGGGGCCATACGGACACGGTAACGGGGCTGTCCCTCTCGCCCGACGGGTCGTACGTGCTGAGCAACTCGATGGACAACACGCTGCGCATCTGGGACATCCGGCCGTACGTGCCGGCCGAGCGGTGCGTGAAGGTGTTCACGGGCCATCAGCACAACTTCGAGAAGAACCTGCTCCGCTGCGCCTGGTCACCGGATGGGCTGAAGATTAGTGCCGGCTCGGCGGATCGGTTCGTGTACATCTGGGACACGACGTCACGCCGCATCCTGTACAAGCTGCCCGGGCACAATGGTAGCGTGAATGATATCGATTTCCACCCGACGGAACCGATCATCGTGTCGGGCTCGAGCGACAAAACGCTGTACCTGGGTGAGATAGAAGcttag
- the LOC1271407 gene encoding rRNA-processing protein FCF1 homolog: MGNKNQVKRLQQQRASLLRRTIKPTDSRLKPTDRSKGKPKKKRDDDEPKLIDRPQGSSAMFFQYNTQLGPPYHILVDTNFVNFSIKNKLDIIKTMMDCLYAKCIPYITDCVVAELEKLGQKYKLALRIIKDPRFERLHCLHRGTYADDCLVQRVTQHKCYIVATNDKDLKRRIRKIPGVPIMNVAVNRYVVERMPDAFEPMGK, from the exons ATG GGCAACAAAAACCAGGTGAAgcggttgcagcagcagcgtgccaGTTTGCTCCGCCGTACGATTAAACCTACCGACAGCCGGCTCAAGCCCACCGATCGGTCGAAAGGGAAACCGAAGAAAAAGCGGGACGACGATGAGCCGAAACTAATCGACCGGCCCCAGGGCAGCTCGGCCATGTTCTTCCAGTACAACACACAGCTCGGCCCGCCCTACCACATCCTGGTCGATACGAACTTTGTCAACTTCAGTATCAAGAACAAGCTGGACATTATCAAAACGATGATGGACTGTCTGTACGCCAAGTGCATACCCTACATCACCGACTGCGTGGTGGCCGAGCTGGAAAAGCTGGGCCAGAAGTATAAGCTGGCACTGCGCATCATCAAAGATCCGCGGTTCGAGCGGCTGCACTGCTTGCACCGGGGCACGTACGCCGACGACTGTCTGGTGCAGCGGGTAACGCAGCACAAATGCTACATCGTGGCCACCAACGATAAGGACCTGAAGCGGCGCATACGCAAAATACCGGGCGTGCCCATCATGAACGTGGCCGTCAATCGGTACGTCGTCGAGCGGATGCCGGACGCGTTCGAGCCGATGGGGAAGTGA